From Rubrivirga sp. SAORIC476, a single genomic window includes:
- a CDS encoding thioredoxin domain-containing protein produces MPLDPPLSSADHIAGPDDALVTLVHYGDFECPYSKDVHDLVADIREHHPMGIRFVFRHFPLRPHPNALAAALASEEAARQGGFWLLHDRMYAHQMALRPAQLAEHAEAVGLDGAAVLKAVESGDDTAAILAQKRAGVRSGVRSTLGLWIDGEWIEEDALEEAVIQRVIYPLRDAGV; encoded by the coding sequence ATGCCTCTCGACCCGCCCCTTTCGTCTGCCGACCACATCGCTGGCCCAGACGACGCCCTCGTCACGCTCGTCCACTACGGCGACTTCGAGTGTCCGTACTCGAAGGACGTCCACGACCTCGTGGCCGACATCCGGGAGCACCATCCGATGGGCATCCGGTTCGTGTTCCGGCACTTTCCCCTGCGTCCGCACCCGAACGCGCTCGCCGCGGCGCTGGCGTCCGAGGAGGCCGCGCGGCAGGGTGGTTTCTGGCTTCTCCACGACCGGATGTACGCCCACCAGATGGCGCTGCGCCCGGCGCAGCTCGCCGAGCACGCCGAGGCGGTCGGCCTCGACGGCGCCGCCGTCCTGAAGGCGGTCGAGAGCGGCGACGACACGGCGGCCATCCTGGCGCAGAAGCGCGCGGGCGTGAGGTCCGGGGTTCGGTCGACGCTCGGGCTGTGGATCGACGGCGAGTGGATCGAGGAGGACGCGCTGGAGGAGGCCGTCATCCAGCGGGTGATCTACCCGCTCCGCGACGCGGGGGTGTAG
- a CDS encoding thioredoxin family protein, translated as MPASTHFDPATRGTDRTADWDAAVPFEPWLAAAEDLVELWTSAYGRASADPAMVARAEDVVGEWKLIVLTEDWCLDATATVPPVARLAEAARNVELRVLDRDDHLDLMDAHLTNGRARSIPVVILLDASGAERAWWGPRPSDLQAWFEGAGQEVEKEARYRELRKWYARDRGASTVREVVEMIERAGGGGAIG; from the coding sequence ATGCCCGCGAGCACCCACTTCGACCCCGCCACCCGAGGCACCGACCGCACCGCCGACTGGGACGCTGCCGTCCCCTTCGAGCCCTGGCTCGCCGCCGCCGAGGACCTCGTCGAACTCTGGACCTCAGCCTACGGCCGCGCCTCTGCGGACCCGGCGATGGTCGCCCGCGCCGAGGACGTGGTGGGCGAGTGGAAGCTGATCGTGCTCACCGAGGACTGGTGCCTCGACGCGACCGCCACCGTGCCGCCCGTCGCCCGGCTGGCGGAGGCGGCCCGCAACGTGGAGTTGCGTGTGCTCGACCGCGACGACCACCTCGACCTGATGGACGCGCATCTCACCAACGGCCGTGCGCGCTCTATCCCCGTCGTCATCCTGCTGGACGCCTCCGGCGCCGAGCGGGCCTGGTGGGGGCCGCGCCCGTCCGATCTCCAGGCGTGGTTCGAGGGTGCGGGGCAGGAGGTCGAAAAGGAGGCGCGCTACCGCGAACTCCGCAAGTGGTACGCCCGAGACCGCGGCGCCTCGACCGTCCGCGAGGTCGTCGAGATGATCGAGCGCGCGGGCGGCGGCGGAGCCATCGGATAG
- a CDS encoding PaaI family thioesterase: MTPLTPEPGWKPLTPFWESMGTRSFVSSDDDPDRIRVRYFAADAGTVWARAVFGPGAEGPPGHAHGGALAALLDEAMGMAALATGRIVVAARIEVDFRALVPLGDVVTVELVAEAGEGAKVPVRATLRLSDGRTATEAAGLFVDIGAERMGRAAEQARA, encoded by the coding sequence ATGACGCCGCTCACCCCGGAGCCCGGCTGGAAGCCCCTGACGCCATTCTGGGAGTCGATGGGCACGCGCTCCTTCGTCTCGTCGGACGACGACCCCGACCGCATCCGCGTCCGCTACTTCGCCGCCGACGCCGGGACGGTCTGGGCGCGGGCGGTCTTCGGGCCTGGCGCGGAGGGGCCGCCCGGGCACGCCCACGGGGGGGCGCTCGCGGCGCTCCTCGACGAGGCGATGGGCATGGCAGCCCTCGCCACCGGTCGCATCGTGGTCGCCGCGCGCATCGAGGTCGACTTCCGCGCGCTCGTGCCGCTGGGCGACGTCGTCACGGTCGAACTCGTCGCCGAGGCGGGGGAGGGGGCGAAGGTGCCGGTCCGCGCCACGCTCCGCCTGTCCGACGGCCGCACGGCCACCGAGGCCGCGGGCCTGTTCGTCGACATCGGCGCCGAGCGGATGGGCCGCGCGGCCGAGCAGGCCAGAGCCTGA
- a CDS encoding MBL fold metallo-hydrolase encodes MKYLSLGDTDDIAASCHYLTFGGTGLILDAGMDPDQDGYAALPPFELLKDRPVDHIVVTHAHHDHLGALPVLSREVPHAQIHMSRPTAMLAEMLLPSSARLQKRRNREGSSSAAPVFDVETAEALSYVYDTHVLDAPFSLAGRKAEGPLAGTFYHASHVLGAVGLMVEGYENGQRRRLFYTSDTSLQPQTILPEADYPDGPVDVLLLESTLGADEDAETTSRKAEEKRLGQAMADVLNGGGAVLLPVFALGRSQDMLALIDRFKRRGLIDADVPVYTAGSMRGVSEIYDKTRESTPRLDADFEVYGVDQERYPRSQKRKTEALAKPGIFVLTSGMLFERTPSFDLARQIVSDERHGIFFVGYSKEGSPGDRLQIAAAAGEKMTFDPDEGPVTVNARVERFRFSGHSHRRDLIEVVDRIKPRTVVLVHGETAAKTWMKENIEFFHPDVRVIIPEQGQEIEL; translated from the coding sequence ATGAAATACCTCTCCCTCGGCGATACCGACGACATCGCCGCGTCCTGCCACTACCTCACGTTTGGCGGCACGGGCCTGATTCTCGACGCGGGCATGGACCCCGACCAGGACGGATACGCCGCGCTGCCGCCCTTCGAACTGCTCAAGGACCGCCCCGTGGACCACATCGTGGTGACGCACGCGCACCACGACCACCTGGGCGCGCTGCCGGTGCTCTCGCGCGAGGTCCCGCACGCCCAGATCCACATGTCGCGGCCGACCGCCATGCTGGCCGAGATGCTGCTCCCGTCGTCCGCGCGGCTCCAGAAGCGGCGCAACCGGGAGGGCTCGTCGAGCGCCGCGCCGGTGTTCGACGTCGAGACGGCCGAGGCGCTCAGCTACGTCTACGACACACACGTGCTGGACGCGCCCTTCAGCCTGGCCGGCCGCAAGGCCGAGGGGCCGCTCGCGGGCACCTTCTACCATGCCAGCCACGTGCTCGGCGCGGTCGGGCTGATGGTGGAGGGCTACGAGAACGGCCAGCGCCGCCGCCTCTTCTACACGTCCGACACGAGCCTCCAGCCGCAGACCATCCTCCCCGAGGCGGACTACCCCGACGGCCCCGTCGACGTGCTCCTGCTGGAGTCGACGCTCGGCGCCGACGAGGACGCGGAGACGACCTCCCGCAAGGCCGAGGAGAAGCGTCTCGGGCAGGCCATGGCGGACGTGCTGAACGGCGGCGGGGCGGTCCTGCTGCCCGTCTTCGCGCTCGGCCGTAGCCAGGACATGCTGGCGCTCATCGACCGCTTCAAGCGGCGCGGCCTCATCGACGCCGACGTGCCGGTCTACACGGCGGGCTCCATGCGCGGCGTGTCCGAGATCTACGACAAGACCCGCGAGTCCACGCCGCGGCTCGACGCCGACTTCGAGGTCTACGGCGTCGACCAGGAGCGCTACCCGCGCTCGCAGAAGCGCAAGACCGAGGCGCTCGCCAAGCCGGGCATCTTCGTCCTCACGTCCGGCATGCTCTTCGAGCGGACGCCGTCGTTCGACCTCGCCCGCCAGATCGTCTCCGACGAGCGCCACGGCATCTTCTTCGTCGGCTACTCCAAGGAGGGCTCCCCAGGCGACCGCCTCCAGATCGCAGCGGCGGCGGGCGAGAAGATGACCTTCGACCCCGACGAGGGGCCGGTCACGGTCAACGCCCGCGTCGAGCGCTTCCGCTTCTCGGGACACAGCCACCGCCGCGACCTCATCGAGGTCGTCGACCGCATCAAGCCGCGCACCGTCGTGCTGGTCCACGGCGAGACGGCGGCCAAGACCTGGATGAAGGAGAACATCGAGTTCTTCCACCCGGACGTGCGGGTCATCATCCCGGAGCAGGGCCAGGAGATCGAACTCTGA
- the fsa gene encoding fructose-6-phosphate aldolase, translated as MKFFIDTAVLDEIQEAADMGVLDGVTTNPSLMKKVGVKDFHGHIAKICEIVDGDVSAEVTATDYEGILAEGREVAQIADNVVVKVPLILDGIKAIKTFSQEGIKTNCTLCFSPTQALVAAKAGATYISPFIGRLDDISSNGMDLIRQIVEIYAIYGFETEVLAASIRHPMHVVECAMAGADVGTMPLDVIKKLIQHPLTDNGLAKFLADWEALQNS; from the coding sequence ATGAAGTTCTTCATCGACACCGCCGTCCTCGACGAGATCCAGGAAGCCGCCGACATGGGCGTGCTCGACGGCGTCACCACCAACCCGTCCCTGATGAAGAAGGTCGGGGTGAAGGACTTCCACGGCCACATCGCCAAGATCTGCGAGATCGTCGACGGCGACGTGTCGGCGGAGGTCACGGCGACCGACTACGAGGGCATCCTGGCCGAGGGCCGCGAGGTCGCGCAGATCGCCGACAACGTGGTCGTCAAGGTGCCGCTCATCCTCGACGGCATCAAGGCCATCAAGACGTTCTCGCAGGAGGGCATCAAGACCAACTGCACGCTCTGCTTCAGCCCGACGCAGGCGCTCGTGGCCGCCAAGGCGGGCGCGACCTACATCAGCCCCTTCATCGGTCGCCTGGACGACATCTCGTCCAACGGCATGGACCTGATCCGCCAGATCGTCGAGATCTACGCCATCTACGGCTTCGAGACCGAGGTGCTGGCCGCCTCCATCCGCCACCCGATGCACGTCGTCGAGTGCGCGATGGCGGGCGCCGACGTGGGCACGATGCCGCTGGACGTGATCAAGAAGCTCATCCAGCACCCGCTGACGGACAACGGCCTCGCCAAATTCCTGGCCGACTGGGAGGCGCTGCAGAACTCGTAG
- a CDS encoding metal-dependent hydrolase, whose translation MDSLTQAVLGATVGEAVAGPRIGRRAALWGAVAGTLPDLDILTYPFLDTAGQLLVHRGVTHGLAFGLVGGAVLGWAGWRLSRWRAERTGRDPGTPGLWIALWILALVTHPLLDVFTIYGTQLLAPFSTHPFAVGSVFIIDPLVTISLAVALGVALWAGARALARRAALVGLVAAVAYLALGVGMQAHARETVDVALADRGIAAQRVLVVAGPLSSFAWRGVAEADGQIHPFALHVFDPSWDVRFAAPLPVAGLPPDLAASRTGETLAWFSRGWLARVPEADGLVVADTRFGRLGLGADAPWVFRWRIDPAPPYAFSQLPSEVAFEEGELLRVVRNAYRLTRSVRDD comes from the coding sequence ATGGATTCTCTCACGCAGGCCGTGCTCGGTGCCACCGTCGGCGAGGCGGTGGCCGGGCCGCGTATCGGGCGCCGAGCGGCGCTCTGGGGTGCCGTGGCGGGAACGCTTCCCGACCTCGACATCCTCACGTACCCGTTTCTCGACACGGCCGGCCAACTGCTCGTGCATCGCGGCGTGACGCACGGGCTGGCGTTCGGGCTCGTCGGCGGGGCGGTGCTCGGGTGGGCGGGCTGGCGGCTCTCGCGATGGCGGGCGGAGCGGACCGGGCGGGACCCCGGAACGCCCGGCCTCTGGATCGCGCTGTGGATCCTCGCTCTCGTGACGCACCCGTTGCTGGACGTGTTCACGATCTACGGCACCCAACTGCTGGCACCGTTCTCGACGCACCCGTTCGCCGTCGGGAGCGTGTTCATCATCGACCCGCTGGTGACGATCTCGCTGGCCGTCGCGCTCGGCGTGGCGCTGTGGGCAGGCGCCCGGGCACTGGCGCGGCGCGCGGCGCTGGTGGGGCTGGTCGCGGCGGTCGCCTATCTGGCGCTGGGCGTCGGGATGCAGGCGCACGCGCGCGAGACCGTCGACGTGGCGCTGGCCGACCGCGGCATCGCCGCCCAGCGCGTCCTGGTGGTGGCCGGCCCCCTCTCCTCGTTCGCGTGGCGCGGCGTCGCAGAGGCCGACGGCCAGATCCACCCGTTCGCGCTGCACGTCTTCGATCCGTCGTGGGACGTGCGGTTCGCCGCGCCGCTGCCCGTGGCCGGTCTCCCGCCGGACCTCGCCGCCAGCCGCACCGGCGAGACGCTGGCCTGGTTCTCGCGCGGCTGGCTCGCCCGCGTCCCCGAGGCGGACGGGCTCGTCGTGGCCGACACCCGGTTCGGCCGCCTCGGGCTCGGCGCCGACGCGCCGTGGGTCTTTCGGTGGCGCATCGACCCGGCCCCGCCGTACGCGTTCTCGCAGCTCCCGTCCGAGGTCGCGTTCGAGGAGGGCGAGCTGCTCCGCGTCGTCCGCAACGCGTACCGCCTGACGCGGTCCGTCCGCGACGATTGA
- a CDS encoding putative sugar nucleotidyl transferase, whose translation MPLRLFEDDRVGRLAPLTLTRAVFDLRVGARTLLESAVDVFQPSRLVLQTRTLLAGVTAQEHPETAVREATLGGTLFVNGRWLVRRGEVADAVKAAERTGEARAFVQDGVLLALVHPDPPAALLSRDAIGIEQAAGVPEERVEGEVLVGELEDMITDLGARIAHDAEAMGGLGTHAGTVEDGAILIEPDRIHLAAGAVVRAGAIVRADDGPVWIGADAEVGENAVVKGPVYLGPKAVVHAAARVDESALGYWSKVGGQVHASVLHSLSSKGHDGYLGNSTLGRWCNLGADTNTSNLRNDYGEVSLWDPEAGAFRPTGRQFMGLVMGDHSKCAIGTMFNTGTVVGVSCNLFGAGFPPRHVPSFAWGGADGLVPYRTEKAFRVAEAVMARRERSLTEDERALLQTTAAAHGLEAG comes from the coding sequence ATGCCTCTCCGTCTCTTCGAGGACGACCGCGTCGGCCGCCTCGCCCCGCTCACGCTGACCCGCGCGGTGTTCGACCTCCGCGTCGGGGCGCGGACGCTTCTGGAGAGCGCCGTCGACGTATTCCAGCCGAGCCGCCTCGTGCTGCAGACGCGAACCCTGCTCGCGGGCGTAACGGCGCAGGAGCATCCCGAGACGGCGGTCCGCGAGGCGACGCTCGGGGGAACGCTGTTCGTCAACGGCCGGTGGCTCGTTCGCAGAGGCGAGGTCGCGGACGCCGTGAAAGCCGCCGAGCGGACGGGGGAGGCGCGGGCCTTCGTGCAGGACGGCGTACTGCTGGCCCTCGTCCACCCCGACCCGCCCGCCGCCCTCCTGAGCCGCGACGCGATCGGCATCGAACAGGCGGCGGGGGTCCCGGAGGAGCGCGTCGAGGGCGAGGTGCTGGTCGGCGAACTGGAGGACATGATCACTGACCTCGGGGCTCGCATCGCCCACGACGCCGAGGCGATGGGCGGCCTCGGGACGCACGCGGGCACGGTCGAGGACGGCGCGATCCTGATCGAGCCCGACCGGATCCACCTGGCCGCGGGCGCCGTCGTCCGCGCAGGGGCGATCGTCCGCGCCGACGACGGACCGGTGTGGATCGGGGCCGACGCCGAGGTGGGCGAGAATGCGGTCGTAAAGGGGCCGGTGTACCTGGGACCGAAGGCCGTCGTGCACGCTGCTGCACGGGTGGACGAGAGCGCGCTCGGGTACTGGTCCAAGGTGGGCGGCCAGGTCCATGCGAGCGTCCTCCACAGCCTGTCCTCGAAGGGCCACGACGGCTACCTGGGCAACAGCACGCTGGGCCGGTGGTGCAACCTCGGCGCCGACACCAACACGTCCAACCTGCGCAATGACTACGGCGAGGTCTCCCTCTGGGACCCCGAGGCAGGCGCCTTCCGGCCCACGGGACGCCAGTTCATGGGGCTAGTCATGGGGGATCACTCCAAATGCGCCATCGGTACCATGTTTAACACGGGGACCGTGGTGGGGGTGTCCTGCAACCTCTTCGGGGCAGGCTTCCCCCCCCGCCACGTGCCGAGCTTCGCCTGGGGCGGTGCTGACGGTCTGGTGCCATACCGCACGGAAAAGGCCTTTCGGGTAGCGGAGGCGGTGATGGCCCGGCGGGAGCGGTCTCTCACGGAGGACGAGCGGGCCCTCCTCCAGACGACTGCGGCAGCCCACGGTCTGGAGGCCGGGTAG